Proteins from a single region of Lujinxingia litoralis:
- a CDS encoding polyhydroxyalkanoate synthesis regulator DNA-binding domain-containing protein, protein MPKLVKRYANRKLYDTESSTYITLENIEEMVRQGEDVRIIDNSTGEDITSATLAHIVLDQQRANPAFPVSVLRGIIQSGEEFFARLQWPVTQFRDEFKRRAEALEEGGKAIREFVDGTQRSVDEMQRRLDDRFRDAVDQLTHLPEMQHEIDELQKTVGELEDRLMRLEAMVAHERQD, encoded by the coding sequence ATGCCTAAGCTCGTCAAGCGTTACGCCAACCGCAAGCTCTACGATACCGAATCGAGTACGTACATCACCCTGGAGAACATCGAGGAGATGGTTCGCCAGGGCGAGGATGTGCGCATTATCGACAATTCGACAGGGGAAGATATTACCAGCGCGACGCTGGCACATATTGTGCTGGATCAGCAGCGTGCGAACCCGGCGTTTCCGGTGTCGGTATTGCGGGGGATCATTCAGTCTGGCGAGGAGTTTTTTGCGCGCCTGCAGTGGCCGGTGACCCAGTTTCGCGATGAGTTTAAGCGACGGGCCGAGGCGTTGGAGGAGGGAGGGAAGGCGATTCGTGAGTTTGTCGACGGGACGCAGCGTTCGGTCGACGAGATGCAGCGTCGTCTGGATGATCGTTTTCGAGACGCGGTCGATCAGCTTACGCACCTTCCGGAGATGCAGCATGAAATCGACGAGCTTCAAAAGACGGTGGGGGAGCTCGAAGACCGTTTGATGCGCCTGGAGGCGATGGTGGCGCACGAGCGTCAGGACTGA
- a CDS encoding DUF3078 domain-containing protein: protein MLKFQKVGVALGAGLMALSVSGVAVAQDAADPMYVGQEQLETDEQPQGFSGQLGVEASFNLVSNQNVIGQNEGTSFLLGGAVNGGLDYFRGKHQWRNTLAYNTSWARTPVLREFVKNNDKMELESIYNYLLNDWIGPYGRGSVETSAFATELVTEEATGYLITRPDGSVDGEVTDRLRTADPISPLNLFQSVGVALEPVRQEAVRATLRVGFGAREALTEGVLVVQDDETTGDVELVELENAYQAGAEAFLGLEGKFPEQRIDYRVGATALVPFINNDQEDRSPFDLARIGVTGKVRVAIVDWMGLTYSLMVLSDPQLLDATQVQNSLLLTFNYTLIDTEK from the coding sequence ATGTTGAAGTTTCAAAAAGTGGGAGTGGCGCTGGGAGCGGGGTTGATGGCGCTGAGTGTGTCCGGCGTTGCTGTCGCGCAGGACGCGGCCGATCCGATGTACGTGGGTCAGGAGCAGCTTGAGACGGATGAGCAGCCCCAGGGGTTCAGCGGTCAGCTGGGTGTGGAGGCGAGTTTTAACCTGGTGTCGAACCAGAACGTGATCGGTCAGAACGAGGGGACGTCGTTTTTGCTTGGTGGCGCGGTCAACGGTGGGCTGGACTACTTCCGCGGCAAGCATCAGTGGCGCAATACGCTGGCGTACAACACGAGCTGGGCGCGCACGCCGGTGCTCCGGGAGTTTGTGAAGAACAACGATAAGATGGAGTTGGAGAGCATTTATAACTATCTGCTCAACGACTGGATCGGTCCGTATGGACGGGGGAGCGTGGAGACCAGTGCGTTTGCCACGGAGCTGGTGACGGAGGAGGCGACCGGGTATTTGATCACGCGTCCGGACGGGAGCGTGGACGGAGAGGTGACCGATCGTCTGCGGACGGCGGATCCGATCAGCCCGTTGAACTTGTTCCAGTCGGTGGGTGTGGCGCTGGAGCCGGTTCGTCAGGAGGCGGTGCGGGCGACGTTGCGCGTGGGCTTTGGTGCACGTGAAGCGCTGACCGAAGGCGTACTGGTGGTCCAGGATGATGAGACCACCGGGGATGTGGAGTTGGTGGAGCTGGAGAACGCCTACCAGGCCGGTGCCGAGGCGTTTCTGGGTCTGGAAGGGAAGTTCCCGGAGCAGCGCATCGACTACCGCGTGGGGGCCACGGCGCTGGTGCCCTTTATCAACAACGACCAGGAGGATCGCTCTCCCTTTGATCTGGCGCGCATCGGCGTGACGGGCAAGGTGCGGGTGGCGATTGTGGACTGGATGGGCCTGACCTACAGCCTGATGGTGTTGAGCGATCCGCAGCTGTTGGATGCGACGCAGGTTCAGAACAGCCTGTTGCTTACGTTTAACTACACGCTGATCGATACCGAGAAGTAA
- a CDS encoding transglycosylase domain-containing protein → MPTSSRTPRRLNLRRLSLALATLLSIATLASAIWAARLWTQAHNNLPPLPDLHAWNPDLPTQITTADGWPLTSHASGAPLAYEELPPLLIASVLAAEDEDFFLHRGYSPRAIARAALVNLRAGDIIQGASTITQQVAKHFLSSRKTTRRKLEELLLARQLEAHYSKPEILAAYLRNVYFGQQAWGISRASWRYFNLAPAELSLGQMATLAGLLPAPSVYNPVASPDIALQKRNRVLRRLHDIGVISTPTYLAERAQPLGFGGLPTAQPDHHLSFPEAHTEARQHIERLHPGTDWSLSGTRVITTHRVGLQAAARQALAGGILAHNRRQGYHGALASLANDQQLPALLNPLPDDARYSLASVQHASPDGLAILTPLGPLHIPKERLSWLGGLDPRSGRPRDPRAFQRLLRPDDLVLLHRTSPRASWELFQPARAEGALLLLDHHSGDLTATVGAHQVHRSAFNRATRACRQPGSLFKTIVFAEALSNSLTLATLLRDIPSTVDTRGNTGTWAPRNADLDFKGTITALDALVLSRNIPAVHLLERMGPSALIRRARALGVEATLDPTASLALGASCVTPLDMARVHAAIARGGLDTPTRAIDRTIDLRTGQLHDHGHFASPSATATARLARIAAPLLPPERVLNPRPTALLHHALLQVARRGTAAAIPDAWPIAAKTGTTNEFDAWLATYSPTLTAIVWIGSDKNTHPLGRGEHGARTALPVFTSLYQHLHRPDIDWPHRTLDLEEVLIDPATGLRSRPGEPGHPYPFIPGTAPAEFAPTRASRQLLHIDTIR, encoded by the coding sequence ATGCCCACCTCTTCCCGCACACCCCGGCGCCTCAACCTCCGCCGTCTCTCACTGGCCCTGGCGACGCTCCTGAGCATCGCCACGCTCGCCAGCGCGATCTGGGCCGCCCGGTTGTGGACACAGGCCCACAATAACCTCCCACCCCTGCCCGACCTCCACGCCTGGAACCCCGATCTGCCCACACAGATCACCACCGCCGACGGCTGGCCCCTGACCTCCCACGCCTCCGGCGCCCCCCTCGCCTACGAAGAACTCCCCCCCCTCCTCATCGCCTCCGTCCTCGCCGCCGAAGACGAGGACTTCTTCCTTCACCGGGGCTACAGCCCCCGCGCCATCGCACGGGCGGCCCTGGTAAACTTGCGCGCGGGCGACATCATCCAGGGCGCCAGCACCATCACCCAACAGGTTGCCAAACACTTCCTCTCCTCCCGAAAAACCACCCGCCGCAAACTCGAAGAACTCCTCCTCGCCCGCCAGCTCGAAGCGCACTACTCCAAACCCGAGATCCTGGCAGCCTACCTGCGCAACGTGTACTTCGGTCAGCAGGCCTGGGGCATCTCCCGCGCCAGCTGGCGCTACTTCAACCTCGCCCCCGCCGAACTCTCCCTCGGACAGATGGCCACCCTGGCCGGACTCCTCCCGGCCCCCAGCGTCTACAACCCGGTCGCCTCCCCCGACATAGCCCTGCAAAAGCGCAACCGCGTGCTCCGCCGACTCCACGACATCGGCGTCATCAGCACACCCACCTACCTCGCCGAACGCGCACAACCTCTGGGCTTCGGCGGCCTCCCCACAGCCCAACCCGACCATCACCTCTCCTTCCCCGAAGCGCACACCGAAGCCCGTCAGCATATCGAGCGCCTGCACCCCGGCACCGACTGGAGCCTCAGCGGCACCCGCGTCATCACCACCCACCGGGTCGGCCTTCAGGCCGCCGCGCGACAGGCCCTGGCCGGCGGAATCCTCGCCCACAACCGGCGGCAGGGCTACCACGGAGCCCTCGCCAGCCTCGCCAACGACCAGCAGCTCCCCGCCCTCTTAAACCCACTTCCAGACGATGCCCGCTACTCCCTCGCCAGCGTCCAGCACGCCTCCCCGGACGGACTCGCCATCCTCACGCCGCTGGGCCCCCTCCACATCCCGAAAGAGCGCTTATCCTGGCTCGGAGGCCTCGATCCACGCAGCGGACGCCCCCGCGATCCCCGCGCCTTCCAGCGCCTTTTACGCCCCGATGACCTCGTCCTCCTGCATCGGACCTCTCCCCGAGCCTCCTGGGAACTCTTCCAGCCCGCCCGGGCCGAAGGCGCGCTCCTGCTCCTCGATCACCACAGCGGTGACCTCACCGCCACCGTAGGCGCCCACCAGGTCCACCGCAGCGCCTTTAACCGCGCCACGCGCGCCTGCCGTCAACCGGGTAGCCTCTTCAAAACCATCGTCTTCGCCGAAGCCCTCTCCAACTCTCTCACCCTGGCCACCCTTCTTCGAGACATCCCCTCCACCGTCGACACACGCGGAAACACCGGCACCTGGGCCCCCCGCAACGCCGACCTCGACTTCAAAGGCACCATCACCGCCTTAGACGCACTGGTCTTAAGCCGAAACATCCCCGCGGTTCACCTCCTGGAACGCATGGGCCCCTCCGCCCTGATCCGACGCGCCCGAGCCCTGGGTGTCGAGGCCACCCTCGATCCCACCGCCTCCCTCGCACTGGGCGCCAGCTGCGTCACCCCCCTGGACATGGCCCGCGTCCACGCCGCCATCGCCCGCGGCGGGCTCGACACCCCCACCCGCGCTATCGACCGCACCATCGACTTGCGCACCGGCCAACTCCACGACCACGGCCACTTCGCGTCGCCCTCCGCCACGGCAACCGCACGCCTGGCACGCATCGCCGCCCCCCTTCTCCCCCCCGAGCGCGTGCTCAACCCGCGCCCCACCGCACTCCTCCACCACGCACTCCTCCAGGTCGCCCGCCGGGGAACCGCCGCCGCCATCCCCGATGCCTGGCCCATCGCCGCTAAAACCGGCACCACCAACGAGTTCGACGCCTGGCTGGCAACCTACTCCCCGACTCTCACTGCCATCGTCTGGATCGGCAGCGATAAAAACACCCACCCGCTCGGCCGCGGTGAACACGGCGCGCGTACCGCCTTACCCGTCTTCACCTCCCTCTACCAACACCTGCACCGCCCCGACATCGACTGGCCTCACCGCACGCTCGACCTCGAAGAAGTCCTCATCGACCCGGCCACCGGCCTGCGCTCCCGCCCCGGCGAACCGGGCCACCCCTATCCCTTTATCCCCGGCACCGCCCCCGCGGAATTCGCCCCCACCCGCGCATCCCGTCAACTCCTCCACATCGACACCATCCGCTAA
- a CDS encoding zinc-ribbon domain-containing protein, producing MIIRCPECSTGFNLPDERVSEKGVKLRCSRCSHVFRVRAGEGDEVEIFYQEEDHAEAAEPEATEAAEPAEAESEEKKLKLPGKGGLSLGGSGSSNPFPHAGLNLKPKKASALSGGEEEAAVSEEEAASEEEASDEVAQAPAAAAPAAKFGPPPGVKLAGAPPTAQAAPAEDVDAAEDSGPILGQGQGAFGDASELVDESFGEDGPYFDPNTGKVEPGASAPAPARPPVGAAPPRAAAARVAPAAAAPAARPAPVAAGELDDLEPHRIGGRGGSKLAVVLLLMCLVSMGFLGTVAALNDGFLDFKNFGQMIEVAFGDGEYTPREEWARPTQTTIIQAPEAPLAAESVYGQLVDVGRDAKVLLVKGFVRSYAESAFHNVELRATVSSAEGRPLREVGGVAGADVSAAEVSGQKSVEDVRALVKGGGQSVNPKSVVPFTLVFDDVPQTVLEGGNFGLKVSVVEQAGGGAPVAVGE from the coding sequence ATGATCATCCGGTGTCCCGAATGTTCGACAGGTTTTAACCTCCCCGATGAGCGCGTCAGTGAGAAAGGCGTGAAGCTGCGCTGCTCGCGCTGCAGTCATGTGTTTCGAGTTCGCGCGGGGGAAGGCGACGAGGTGGAGATCTTCTATCAGGAAGAGGATCACGCCGAGGCGGCCGAGCCCGAAGCGACGGAGGCGGCCGAGCCGGCCGAGGCCGAGAGTGAGGAGAAGAAGCTCAAACTGCCGGGTAAAGGCGGGCTGAGTCTGGGGGGCTCCGGGAGTTCGAACCCCTTTCCTCACGCGGGGTTGAACCTCAAGCCGAAGAAGGCCAGCGCGCTTTCAGGTGGTGAGGAGGAGGCTGCTGTCTCGGAGGAGGAAGCTGCCTCGGAGGAGGAAGCGAGCGACGAGGTTGCTCAGGCGCCGGCGGCCGCAGCGCCCGCCGCGAAGTTCGGTCCGCCCCCCGGGGTGAAGCTCGCCGGCGCGCCGCCGACTGCGCAGGCGGCGCCAGCGGAAGATGTGGACGCGGCGGAGGATTCGGGGCCGATTCTGGGGCAGGGACAGGGGGCGTTTGGGGATGCGTCGGAGTTGGTGGACGAGTCCTTTGGCGAAGACGGTCCTTATTTTGATCCGAACACCGGCAAGGTTGAGCCCGGCGCATCGGCGCCGGCGCCGGCACGGCCGCCGGTTGGCGCGGCGCCTCCGCGAGCAGCCGCTGCGCGGGTGGCGCCGGCGGCTGCCGCACCGGCAGCGCGACCTGCTCCTGTGGCTGCTGGCGAGCTTGACGACCTGGAGCCGCATCGCATCGGAGGACGCGGCGGGTCGAAGTTGGCGGTGGTGCTTTTGCTGATGTGCCTGGTGTCGATGGGTTTTCTGGGAACGGTCGCTGCACTCAACGACGGGTTTCTGGATTTCAAAAACTTCGGTCAGATGATCGAGGTGGCTTTCGGGGACGGAGAGTATACCCCGCGTGAGGAGTGGGCCCGGCCGACGCAGACCACGATCATTCAGGCCCCCGAGGCTCCGCTGGCGGCCGAGAGTGTGTATGGCCAGCTGGTCGATGTGGGGCGCGACGCCAAGGTGCTTCTGGTCAAGGGGTTCGTGCGCAGCTACGCCGAGAGCGCGTTCCATAATGTGGAGCTTCGCGCGACGGTTTCCAGCGCCGAAGGCCGCCCGCTGCGAGAGGTGGGTGGTGTGGCCGGCGCCGATGTGAGTGCGGCGGAGGTGAGCGGCCAGAAGAGCGTGGAGGATGTGCGCGCGCTGGTAAAGGGAGGCGGCCAGTCGGTGAATCCGAAGTCGGTGGTGCCCTTTACGCTGGTGTTCGACGACGTGCCGCAGACCGTGCTCGAGGGTGGTAACTTCGGGCTTAAGGTGAGCGTGGTTGAGCAGGCCGGAGGCGGGGCGCCGGTTGCGGTGGGAGAGTGA
- a CDS encoding alpha/beta fold hydrolase yields the protein MLTSLNPPFRSVYTPSPFQMHPFHWWECGQGTETVVFLHGIMAHAMAFRLAVSPLAARFRVIVADLPAHGRDQTFRSPDDIPPTVQGLSRWLDALLASIGDSRVHLVGHSLGATLGFHRALRADRAPLQSLTLISPGLKLRTPRQAAGLIKRLPSPLAQLGMNRLGIRLLEPLQWRRARMTTDELDAYLEPLKHPARLDFMLRLAADLVAAGDRSQGAEHIALPTLLIWGDRDHLLPLETAHRLERAIPRASLHVFNACGHCPMEDYPDDFNRLLADFLALHAHP from the coding sequence ATGCTGACTTCCCTGAATCCCCCCTTCCGCTCCGTCTACACGCCCTCTCCCTTTCAAATGCACCCCTTCCACTGGTGGGAGTGCGGCCAGGGCACCGAGACCGTGGTCTTCCTCCACGGGATCATGGCCCACGCGATGGCCTTTCGCCTGGCAGTCTCCCCCCTGGCCGCGCGTTTCCGCGTCATCGTCGCCGACCTCCCCGCCCATGGACGCGACCAGACCTTCCGCTCCCCCGATGACATCCCGCCCACCGTCCAGGGGCTTTCGCGCTGGCTCGACGCCCTCCTCGCCAGCATCGGCGACTCCCGGGTGCACCTGGTGGGCCACTCGCTGGGCGCCACGCTGGGCTTTCATCGCGCTCTGCGCGCCGACCGCGCCCCTTTGCAAAGCCTGACCCTGATCAGCCCCGGCCTCAAACTGCGCACGCCACGCCAGGCCGCAGGCCTGATCAAAAGACTCCCCTCCCCCCTGGCGCAACTGGGCATGAACCGCCTGGGCATCCGTCTGCTGGAGCCCCTGCAATGGCGCCGGGCACGCATGACCACCGACGAACTCGATGCCTACCTCGAGCCTCTCAAACACCCCGCGCGCCTTGATTTCATGCTTCGCCTGGCCGCCGACCTGGTCGCGGCCGGCGATCGCAGCCAGGGCGCCGAACACATCGCGCTTCCCACCCTTCTGATCTGGGGCGATCGCGACCACCTCCTTCCCCTGGAAACCGCCCACCGACTCGAACGCGCCATCCCCCGCGCCTCCCTCCACGTCTTCAACGCCTGCGGTCACTGCCCGATGGAAGACTACCCAGACGACTTCAATCGCTTGCTCGCAGACTTTTTGGCCCTGCACGCTCACCCCTGA
- a CDS encoding CPBP family intramembrane glutamic endopeptidase, which produces MVEQGKARSVLGRYLALTFVACWGWAGAFYLAGIEYGGMMTYAIALPYMLFPAIAAIVVDRRDGRAVRESLWLKFGVNRWWLVAWFLPVVLAFAALFGALLLPGVGFDVGMGGILESLRQMLGPQEYAEAKAVLERFPPLIFFVIQLVQGVVVGATFNAFFALGEEAGWRGLMLRELAGRGFWTSALIIGAVWGVWHAPLILQGHNYPEHPVLGVGLMTLWCVLLSPLFSWATLKSGSVIAAAVMHGTLNATAAFSFLYLDHTIPLVTGLHGLVGVGVLVVANVLLWALARPTLEAGDWEKLRGGRRAESEGA; this is translated from the coding sequence ATGGTCGAGCAGGGAAAGGCAAGGTCGGTGTTGGGACGTTATCTGGCGTTGACCTTTGTGGCCTGCTGGGGATGGGCGGGGGCCTTTTATCTGGCCGGGATCGAGTACGGCGGGATGATGACCTATGCGATCGCGCTGCCCTATATGTTGTTTCCGGCCATCGCGGCGATTGTGGTTGATCGTCGCGATGGTCGCGCGGTGCGCGAGAGTTTGTGGCTGAAGTTTGGGGTGAACCGGTGGTGGTTGGTGGCCTGGTTTCTGCCGGTGGTGCTGGCGTTTGCGGCGCTCTTTGGGGCGTTGTTGCTGCCGGGGGTGGGGTTTGATGTGGGGATGGGTGGGATTCTGGAGTCGCTGCGCCAGATGCTGGGGCCGCAGGAGTATGCGGAAGCGAAGGCGGTGTTGGAGCGGTTCCCGCCGCTGATCTTTTTTGTGATTCAGCTGGTGCAGGGGGTGGTGGTGGGGGCGACGTTCAATGCGTTTTTTGCGCTGGGGGAGGAGGCCGGTTGGCGCGGGTTGATGTTAAGGGAGCTGGCGGGCAGGGGGTTCTGGACGAGCGCGCTGATCATCGGGGCGGTGTGGGGCGTGTGGCATGCGCCGCTGATTTTGCAGGGGCATAACTATCCGGAGCACCCGGTGCTGGGTGTGGGGTTGATGACGCTGTGGTGTGTGTTGTTGTCGCCGCTGTTTTCGTGGGCGACCCTGAAGTCGGGGTCGGTGATTGCGGCGGCGGTGATGCACGGGACGCTCAACGCGACGGCGGCGTTTTCGTTTTTGTATCTGGACCACACGATCCCGCTGGTGACCGGACTGCATGGTCTGGTGGGAGTGGGGGTGCTTGTGGTGGCGAACGTGCTGCTCTGGGCGCTGGCCCGGCCGACGTTGGAGGCCGGAGACTGGGAGAAGCTGCGGGGAGGCCGGCGCGCCGAGAGCGAGGGGGCTTGA
- a CDS encoding PaaI family thioesterase yields MAKAEVLRRFTEEESSEALWLEMWDELSAGTALEVHGVELVSVDDDTIVLSMPMGPHALQPFGLLHGGVSMLLGESAASMHAGWKVDVRERVPVGIEISGSHMRSATEGMILVRGRVLRRSRMLIHHEVVIEQAESGKTLSVIRVTNLYKQLG; encoded by the coding sequence ATGGCGAAGGCTGAAGTGTTGCGTCGCTTCACGGAAGAGGAATCGAGTGAGGCGCTCTGGCTCGAGATGTGGGACGAGCTCAGCGCGGGCACGGCGCTGGAGGTGCACGGGGTGGAGCTGGTGTCGGTGGATGACGATACGATTGTGCTGAGCATGCCGATGGGGCCGCATGCGTTGCAGCCTTTCGGGTTGTTGCACGGGGGCGTCAGTATGCTGCTGGGAGAGAGCGCGGCGAGTATGCACGCGGGCTGGAAGGTGGACGTGCGTGAGCGGGTGCCGGTGGGGATTGAGATCAGCGGCTCGCATATGCGCAGCGCTACGGAAGGGATGATTCTGGTGCGGGGACGGGTGTTGCGTCGCAGTCGGATGCTGATTCATCACGAGGTGGTGATCGAGCAGGCTGAGAGTGGCAAGACGCTCTCGGTGATTCGGGTGACGAACCTGTACAAGCAGCTCGGCTGA
- a CDS encoding phosphomannomutase/phosphoglucomutase, giving the protein MNAEIFRAYDIRGIADTDLNDDLVCDIGRAFATMVARRGQSQPRIGIGRDARRSSDRIFNALQRGMREAGAHVVNLGTVPTPLVYFAALTSGFHGAVQITGSHNPGEYNGFKMMIGKETLHGESIQELRRLIEARDFTTGDDLSCSAMPDLRKNYIEWIRDNISMGPRKLHIAVDSGNGVAGVIAPELLRDAISARIEELYSEPDGTFPNHHPDPTVPENLTDLIDRVQELGCDFGVAYDGDGDRIGVVDEKGQIIWGDRLMILFARQVLANNPGATIIGEVKCSQTLFDDIQAHGGVPVMARVGHSLIKAKIQETDAHLAGEMSGHIFFNDRFFGFDDALYATCRLAEILSHTDQPLSELLADVPQTHVTPEIRRDCPESIKFKVPGIVAQHFSADYETNTIDGVRVKFPQGWGLVRASNTQPVLVMRAEGQSPETRDAYLKLLDEAVAEAERTLGS; this is encoded by the coding sequence ATGAACGCCGAGATCTTCCGCGCCTACGACATCCGCGGCATCGCCGACACCGACCTCAACGACGATCTGGTCTGCGACATCGGACGCGCCTTCGCCACCATGGTGGCACGACGCGGCCAGAGTCAGCCCCGCATCGGTATCGGACGCGATGCCCGACGTTCCTCCGACCGCATCTTCAATGCCCTACAGCGCGGCATGCGCGAGGCCGGCGCTCACGTCGTCAACCTGGGCACTGTCCCCACTCCCCTGGTCTACTTCGCCGCCCTCACCTCCGGCTTCCACGGCGCCGTCCAGATCACCGGCAGCCATAACCCCGGAGAGTACAACGGCTTTAAAATGATGATCGGCAAGGAAACTCTCCATGGCGAATCCATCCAGGAGCTGCGCCGCCTGATCGAAGCCCGGGACTTCACCACCGGTGATGACCTGAGCTGCTCCGCCATGCCCGACCTGCGCAAGAACTACATCGAATGGATCCGCGACAACATCTCCATGGGGCCGCGCAAACTCCACATCGCGGTCGACTCCGGCAATGGCGTCGCTGGCGTCATCGCCCCGGAACTCCTGCGCGATGCCATCAGCGCCCGCATCGAAGAGCTCTACTCCGAGCCCGACGGCACCTTCCCCAATCACCATCCCGATCCCACCGTCCCCGAAAACCTCACCGACCTTATTGACCGCGTCCAAGAGCTCGGCTGTGACTTTGGCGTCGCCTACGATGGCGACGGAGACCGCATTGGCGTCGTCGACGAAAAGGGACAGATCATCTGGGGCGACCGCCTCATGATCCTCTTCGCGCGCCAGGTGCTGGCCAACAACCCCGGTGCCACCATCATCGGAGAGGTCAAGTGCTCCCAGACCCTCTTCGACGACATCCAGGCTCACGGCGGCGTCCCGGTCATGGCACGTGTGGGCCACAGCCTGATCAAAGCCAAGATTCAGGAAACCGACGCTCACCTGGCCGGCGAAATGAGCGGACACATCTTCTTCAACGATCGTTTCTTCGGCTTTGACGACGCACTCTACGCCACCTGCCGCCTGGCCGAGATCCTCTCCCACACCGACCAGCCCCTCAGCGAGCTCTTGGCCGACGTACCCCAGACCCACGTCACCCCCGAAATCCGCCGCGACTGTCCCGAATCCATCAAGTTCAAGGTCCCCGGCATCGTCGCCCAGCACTTCTCAGCCGACTATGAAACCAACACCATCGACGGCGTCCGCGTAAAATTCCCCCAGGGATGGGGACTCGTCCGCGCCAGCAACACCCAGCCGGTCCTCGTGATGCGCGCCGAAGGTCAATCCCCTGAAACCCGCGACGCCTACCTCAAGCTCCTCGACGAGGCGGTCGCCGAGGCGGAACGCACACTCGGGTCCTGA
- a CDS encoding bifunctional riboflavin kinase/FAD synthetase, giving the protein MTRVYTSISEAAEKLERSVVTIGNFDGMHRGHQAIFGQVVEQAARLGATSVAMTFEPHPVAFFRPEAAPAKLSVPPAKYGLMGRYGVDAVVALRFDEALASMSPEAFIKEVLVEALGAVEVVVGEDFRFGHRRAGTTELLREEGARYGLKVVVPKLVEVGGAVVSSTRVRGLVKAGELAEVRELLGRPHRLTGEVVHGEARGRALGFPTANLEVVEGMALPPDGVYASRLAKGGDERGWRAITNIGTRPTFGGGARTVETFVLEEGVSDELDLYGEQVMLALYMRVREEKRFESPQALVAQIKSDVAQVRGFFDEGIDGEG; this is encoded by the coding sequence ATGACTCGAGTCTACACATCGATCAGCGAGGCGGCCGAGAAGCTGGAGCGCTCGGTGGTGACGATCGGCAACTTTGACGGGATGCACCGAGGGCACCAGGCGATCTTCGGGCAGGTCGTGGAGCAGGCGGCTCGCCTGGGTGCGACGTCGGTGGCGATGACTTTTGAGCCGCATCCGGTGGCGTTTTTTCGTCCGGAGGCGGCGCCGGCCAAGTTGAGCGTGCCGCCGGCGAAGTACGGGTTGATGGGACGCTACGGTGTGGATGCCGTGGTGGCGCTGCGTTTTGATGAGGCGCTGGCGTCGATGAGCCCCGAGGCCTTTATCAAGGAGGTGTTGGTGGAGGCGTTGGGGGCGGTGGAGGTCGTGGTCGGGGAAGACTTCCGGTTCGGGCATAGGCGGGCGGGAACGACGGAGCTGTTGCGAGAGGAGGGGGCTCGCTACGGGCTGAAGGTGGTGGTGCCGAAGCTGGTGGAGGTCGGCGGGGCGGTGGTGAGCTCCACGCGGGTGCGGGGGCTTGTTAAGGCCGGGGAGTTGGCTGAGGTGCGGGAGCTTTTGGGGCGGCCGCACCGGTTGACGGGGGAGGTTGTGCACGGGGAGGCGCGGGGGCGCGCGTTGGGCTTCCCGACGGCGAATCTTGAGGTGGTGGAGGGGATGGCGTTGCCTCCGGACGGGGTGTACGCGTCGCGGCTGGCCAAGGGGGGCGATGAGCGGGGCTGGCGGGCGATCACCAATATCGGGACGCGGCCGACGTTTGGGGGAGGGGCCCGGACGGTGGAGACGTTTGTGCTGGAGGAGGGGGTAAGCGATGAGTTGGACCTGTACGGGGAGCAGGTGATGCTCGCGCTGTACATGCGTGTGCGAGAAGAGAAGCGTTTTGAGTCGCCGCAGGCGTTGGTGGCTCAGATCAAAAGCGATGTGGCGCAGGTGCGCGGCTTTTTTGACGAGGGTATCGATGGCGAAGGCTGA